A genomic region of Bernardetia sp. ABR2-2B contains the following coding sequences:
- a CDS encoding glycosyltransferase family 1 protein, with protein sequence MKVVYLHRKPRQFGNFSIESYFEDIRSYLPSISNKVEPIVYQSPFFSDGILPRIKNILDAKKQTQQLKSDINHITGDVHFLTMGLNPKKTILTIHDCAFLEQNVDSIKGKLKRKFLKIFWLDIPVKQARFITAVSEATKNEIIKHTNCNPNKIIVIPTTISPKFIEAAQDYTPKKFNSEKPVILQLGAAFNKNLERLFESLGGINCKLHIIAPLSEHHFDLLRKFNIDYKHEDKVSFEELILTYKNCDLVSFVSTIEGFGMPIIEAQTLSKPIITSNISSMPWVAGNAAHLVNPYSVKEIKEGILKIINEEDYRNNLIEKGKENIKRFNSKTVTRQYVELYDRIMKNGD encoded by the coding sequence TTGAAAGTCGTTTATTTACATCGAAAGCCTCGCCAGTTTGGAAACTTTAGTATTGAATCTTATTTTGAAGATATTCGTTCTTACTTGCCTTCCATTTCAAACAAAGTAGAACCAATTGTTTATCAATCACCTTTTTTTAGTGATGGAATTTTGCCACGTATCAAAAATATTCTTGATGCAAAAAAACAAACTCAACAACTCAAGAGTGACATCAATCATATAACAGGCGATGTCCATTTTCTGACAATGGGATTGAATCCTAAAAAAACAATTCTTACTATTCACGATTGTGCTTTTTTAGAGCAAAACGTTGATTCTATAAAAGGCAAACTAAAACGAAAATTCCTTAAAATCTTTTGGTTGGATATTCCTGTCAAACAAGCTCGTTTCATAACGGCTGTTTCGGAAGCTACAAAAAATGAAATTATAAAACATACAAATTGTAACCCTAATAAAATAATTGTCATTCCGACAACCATTTCTCCTAAGTTTATAGAAGCTGCTCAAGATTATACTCCTAAAAAATTTAATTCAGAAAAACCCGTTATTCTTCAATTAGGCGCAGCTTTCAATAAAAATTTAGAACGGCTTTTTGAATCTTTAGGAGGCATTAATTGTAAACTTCACATCATTGCACCACTTTCAGAGCATCATTTCGATCTGCTCAGAAAATTCAATATTGACTACAAACACGAAGATAAGGTAAGTTTTGAAGAATTAATTTTGACTTATAAAAATTGTGATTTGGTTTCCTTTGTCTCTACGATTGAGGGTTTTGGAATGCCAATCATTGAAGCTCAAACTCTATCAAAACCTATCATTACAAGTAATATTTCTTCTATGCCTTGGGTAGCTGGTAATGCAGCACATTTAGTAAACCCTTACTCTGTAAAAGAAATAAAAGAAGGAATTTTGAAGATTATAAATGAAGAAGATTACAGAAATAATCTGATAGAAAAAGGCAAAGAAAATATCAAAAGGTTCAACTCTAAAACTGTTACTAGACAATATGTAGAATTGTATGATAGAATAATGAAAAATGGGGATTAG